Sequence from the Besnoitia besnoiti strain Bb-Ger1 chromosome Unknown contig00014, whole genome shotgun sequence genome:
GCCGTGTACCTAGTGTCAAATTGAGGCAGCTCGACACCTCCCTTGAGACAGCCTACGCATCTGCATAGATGAAGTGACAATCTCTAGGGCGGTCCTGTCCGTCCTCAACAGTTTAGGGTGGGGTGCGCGTGTGGTACCTGCCTGTTCCTTTTGTAGGGTGGCTGGAGAGTGTCGCACTGGTTGGTCATGACGAAAGAGGAGTTCGCCCTAGTTGTCAACCAGGAGCATCTGCAAGAGGCATCCAAAGGCTTAGTTGTCGGGCACAACGTGCGCATGCACTGATGTAGTGGTCCCGAGTTAGATCTCGATTGTGAAGAGCGGAGCCAGGATCGGAGAAGCTGAGTTTTGGGCCACACACTACAACGCTCGAAACACATGCTCCTGTCACCTTCCAGTGACACATCCTGAACTCGGCATGATCTCGCGGGAAAACAAGTCATATAGCACACTCTCGCATGCATGTACACGTATGTGGAGTGAGATCCTCGCATTTTTACTTTGTACTGATTCGCCCATGTCTCGTGTGATTGTCAGGTAGATCCGGACCGCGTGAAGCTACGCATAACCAACCTGATCGCTGAAGAGCTTCCTCTACAGCGCTTGATTACAAATGAGCTAACGCCAGTTCTGAATACGGAGCTGCAGAATGTCACGTGTTCTCCCACGGTCACGAAGTTCACCTGCGCGCTGGCTCATCTGCTTTCATACCTCCTGTTCCGGCAGCTCCCTGCCCAGTACTCCGGCCGGCAGGAGCAACGGTCTAACTCAtcggcgcgcagcgtcgccctCGACACTGTGGGTCTTTTCCACCAAAGGGTGGTGGAACATGGGAACCACGAAATCATTGATGGAGCACGTGCGAGTCGACCCGACCTGCCGACTACGGAATCCGAGAGGCCTTCCTGTCGCTCCAAAGAGCGCGCAATCGCTGAAGCCatgcgcgtcggcggcccTCTGCGGACTGGTCCACCTGCGAACGCCTCTGCAGTGGGAAGGAGATCATGCGGGGTCTCTCCGTCTTTAACACCAGCATATCAAGGAGGCGGCTGGATCAGCAGTCTCGACGTCGTGAACGGAGTAGCGCACGAGGTTCCACAAGCCGGTGCAGACATAGGGGCATTTTCCGCCATGCTTTTGGACTCGGACACTCACCGAGTTGCATGCGTGGTGGTCCTTCAACAGCTCTTCGCAGAGTTATTATCCGATGCAGCCGTACGCCTCTGGGAGAGAAACGCATTCATGAAATGGAGTGATGCCAACTTTCTGCACACGCACCCCCTCCCGGTCCCGTCCTCGTTCCGCAGACAGTGTGTCTCAAACCATTTATAGGGTCATCACGTGCCTCTGGGGAAAGGGGTGTCAAGAGCACGTTAAAGGGGGACCAAAAAACTCCGTTCGAACGGTATTCGTGTGCATATTTGAGAGTCAATTTATAGATCTGTCTTTATGAAAACGAGTAAGACAAGCAATATTGCAACAGTGATTCGATGCTTCATTAAGCAACGCTGTGCGTGCTCTCATGCGTCGCTGTCTCACTGCCTGATACAGAAATGCTTTGACGGTGCCTTCGCTATCTCTGTGGTCGTACCTCTCGCGATCCTCGCCTGCAAGGACGGCGTCGAATTCTGTTTACGCGGGCATTATCCTAGGATCTTCCGAAACCGGTGGCAGCTCTGGATGCTAACTGACCGCATCAATGCACTCATCACGCAGCTATTCGATAGCAACTGCTATCTGGCCAGGTAGGGAACACATTTGATTGCTGCCTACATGATTATAAACAGGCTTCGCAGTGAGCGCTGTGCTCACATCACCGCATTTACCGACCTACACTGATCATTCTCATGAAAGAGACTTTCAGTCCGATGACACGGAGGAGAGCTCTCACCCACCCTAAATCCGTCTCGTGGCGCCATCCTCATGTGCAATGACAGGCTGGTTCCAGTGTCGGTAATTCTGGCTCAGGTTTTCTTCACTCGACTGCATCCCCAAGACTCAACGGCTGACCAAGAAGGTGCACCAAGTCGCAGGAATCTCTCCGTGCCGGCACACGAGCGGAACCCTTCGCATTGAATGACAGTAGTTGGGATATCGTAGTTAGGGTTCACCCTCAACACGGCTATTTCAGTTTATTCGGGCATAGGGCCTATTATGATATTTACGGCGAAACGCTTGTCTCGGACATCTCACTTCGCGGGTACCACTTGACCACGCTAGTAAGTCGGTCGTTTGAGGCATCATGTGGACCGAATGGCAACGTCGATACTTCTATTTCCGCATATACATTCGCGCACGCGTCTACTCGCGGTGCCCCTTCTTTGCTGGGGAACCGCAGAAAATGAGAAGTATTCACGTGTGTACGCCCACGAATGCAACTGCAAGGACAGTTGGCCGAAGTGTGGATCTGCATGAAATCGTGCTTGGTGCCCTGGAAAGCTATTATCAAGTCAAGCAttcacccccccccccccgtttTCCCTCTGTATTTGCGCGGCTATATCCCTCAGCTTGAGCGCTACCTAATGAATGCCCCAAAGCCAACGCCCGCACTGAAGCTGGCTAGCTCAGCAAACCACTCTCCGACTAAAAATACGTTGGGGCCCGATAAGACAGCGAGCCATGCGGTCCACACAGGCCGCACAAGAGACCTCTCAGCTTGCAGCAGTTCTGAGCACGAGATAAAATGGAACATCCCAGGTAGGCGGAGGATGTCCCTGAAAAACGTGCCGACGGGTGGGGGGAAGAGCACCGGCACTGCTCCAGAAAGAGGGCGACGGAAAGCAGACCGTTTGCTCGCTATGGCCCTGCACCGCAAATGCACCACTCCGAGAACACATCAAAACTTGCGTAAAAAAACATGAGCGCATGTTCGCTCGTAAGAACTACCGCTGAATGGTGACGCCGTCTGTGACTGGCGGGCGCAAAGGGGCGCTGCCTCATCGTCCGCCTGTCTGCTGTGGCTCTCTTGACCGATGTGCTCAGGCGTTCCGGTGGCGTCTCCCTCATTACCGAAATCTGCGACAGGCCCTGAGCCTCTCCTGCATAAAAAGCTTTTCGGGTAACAAGTGAAGTAGCTTACACCAAGCCGTACGGTAGGACCGAAGCGCGCTCAAATGTTGTCTCCCACCGATCGTCGACTTTCGTTAAGAATCCATTGGATACGTGGCAAGCATCCGGAGGCGACCTGTGCTGGCACTCTGTTTTGCATTTTTCTAGGACAAgtgcgcttcttcgctttgGCGTCTTGGGCAGCGAAGATGCACAAGCCGCTTCCACAAGGTCGCTGCTGTACCATATTGACGGCAAATACCGGTTCCACAACCCAGCAACCATTCACCAGAACGCGAACGAAACTAAGCAGACAGCAGCCGTGGGGCGAAAAGGCACGGCGCTCAACGAGGAAGGGGCGCTTACAACAGAATTTTCTGAGGAACGGACAGAGGCGTTCGGGAGTTCGTTGGCGCGACTGTCTCATGAGAATGATCACCAGCAAGTGCAGCGGGATCGCACTTTCACAGACATGAGGAGCTCCTGTAACAAGGTGCCCTGGCTGCCACAGCTGCGTCAACCTTCTTGCGTCCCTGCGACGCCACCGTTCTCCCACTCTCAGAGCTCTCACCGTCTGACTGAAACCAGCTTTGCTGGCAAAAAGCGCCCAGACAGTGGCTCCGAAGGATTCGAAAACGCCCGCGAGGCTACGAGGCGCATCGCGGATCGCAAGGGGCAGAAGCGAGGAACGAAGGCACAAGGTAAAGCGGTGGAGAACACGTCTCGAGTGCAGGGTACAGAAGAGCCAATAGCAAAAGCTGTGAACGCTTCCACACAGATACGGCAAATCTAGCGAGGGAGTCCCCGGGTGCATCACGTGTTGGCACGACGGAGAACGACGAAAGATGCAACTCCCTCCAGCAGATAGAATTTAGGCTTGGTGGCGTTGCTGCCACGCAACCATCTCGGTTTGGCACTCGAAGCAGGGAATCTGTTTGTCCTGGCGTAGACTCTAGTTGTGAAAGACTCGCATCACGTGGAAAGGGACCGAAGTACAGCCGGAACGTCTCTATCCCGAAACGGCACGGAGAAGCTGGAGATGAAGATGTAAGTCTGAGCGTAACGCTCTCCTGATCGGCGGTCCAGGTCTTCTTCAACACGGTAACGTGCTCAATCACGAAAGTGCCTCCACACCCGTCACCCTTCATATTGGGCCAATAGCGACAGTGGTCGCCGCTTTGAACATCTGGAAACTCTACTCTTAACTGGTTGTCACCTGAATGAGCGAACTACGCAAGCCCAGTCCAAAAACACAGGGACGCCGTAATATCCCTAGAGCATAGGGAAAACCTCAAGGTATCATCGGCCGTTTGACCGTCCGAACTCTGCGGGGCAGACGACCGGCATTGCGGTGTGCTGGCACCCCGCGAATAGCACTCGCATTCTGCGGTCACTCCGGTGTTTGCCTCTGAA
This genomic interval carries:
- a CDS encoding uncharacterized protein (encoded by transcript BESB_025450) → MAPPRSIADHTRNSLSSMTSVEHDRLFKALQQKYILPYAAFRRCPLGGWRVSHWLVMTKEEFALVVNQEHLQEASKGLVVGHNVDPDRVKLRITNLIAEELPLQRLITNELTPVLNTELQNVTCSPTVTKFTCALAHLLSYLLFRQLPAQYSGRQEQRSNSSARSVALDTVGLFHQRVVEHGNHEIIDGARASRPDLPTTESERPSCRSKERAIAEAMRVGGPLRTGPPANASAVGRRSCGVSPSLTPAYQGGGWISSLDVVNGVAHEVPQAGADIGAFSAMLLDSDTHRVACVVVLQQLFAELLSDAAKCFDGAFAISVVVPLAILACKDGVEFCLRGHYPRIFRNRWQLWMLTDRINALITQLFDSNCYLARTSALLRFGVLGSEDAQAASTRSLLYHIDGKYRFHNPATIHQNANETKQTAAVGRKGTALNEEGALTTEFSEERTEAFGSSLARLSHENDHQQVQRDRTFTDMRSSCNKVPWLPQLRQPSCVPATPPFSHSQSSHRLTETSFAGKKRPDSGSEGFENAREATRRIADRKGQKRGTKAQGLLQHGNVLNHESASTPVTLHIGPIATVVAALNIWKLYS